The Synchiropus splendidus isolate RoL2022-P1 chromosome 1, RoL_Sspl_1.0, whole genome shotgun sequence genome includes a window with the following:
- the LOC128752666 gene encoding WD repeat-containing protein 47-like isoform X1, translating into MTAEETINVKEAEVIKLILDFLHHKKLHISMLALEKESGIINGLYSDDMLFLRQLILDGQWEEVMQFIQPLEDMEKFDKKKFRYLILKQKYLEALCVNNAMSAAEAPQNLEFTMEEAVRCLHNLEQFCPSKDDYSKLCLLLTLPRLTHHAEFKDWNPSTARVHCFEEACAMVAQFIPADRKLSEAGFTASRNRLFQLLIKGILYECCVEFCQSKATGEEITEGEVLLGVDLLCGNGCDELDLSLLSWLQNLSPGAFSCTFQQQILNIHVDRLVKPHKTAPAELLTPLMNRLSPCSASPFLQRPHSADSYMSRSLNPALDGLSHGLAAQNKRGMKVEVKPALSRSLMENNVHRPEDSPARGRPQGDEVSRTPMTPGKDGSSSGGTETNQQRDPAEHLQEFYRQSLRVQQLGEQKEQQRQLYQQMLLEGGVKPQDGSQNNLTETFLRRSIRKLEEMNVGDEALAHLGPQWSGQSDDSPKTPNTSRTPDSGVGSSTPIQSGSHVLPSFHESPVVTSQSSEKINGSNPSVPNKSDSSTTRNQPKEKSKSQFVKVSQLEDTQAVRAVAFHPSGSLYAVGSNSKTLRVCAYPDKLSSSDSGAAKLPVVRFKRNKHHKGSIYCAAWSRCGQLLATGSNDKLVKVLPFNADACDATGPDLEFSMHDGTIRDLAFMEGPESGGSILISAGAGDCNIYTTDCQRGQGLHALNGHTGHILTLYTWSGWMIASGSQDKTVRFWDLRVPSCVRVVGTSLHGSGSAVASVAVDPSGRLMATGQEDSTCLLYDIRGSRMVQTYRPHSSDVRSVRFSPGAHHLLTGSYDNRMVLSDLQGCLTKPLPQALAGEHDDKVIQCRWHPHDQTFISSSADRTVVLWAPGP; encoded by the exons ATGACGGCGGAGGAGACCATCAACGTGAAGGAGGCGGAGGTGATCAAGCTGATCCTGGACTTCCTCCACCACAAGAAGCTGCACATCAGCATGTTGGCCTTAGAGAAGGAGAGCGGCATCATCAACGGACTCTACTCTGATGACATGCTCTTCCTCAG GCAGCTGATTCTGGACGGCCAGTGGGAGGAAGTCATGCAGTTCATACAGCCTTTGGAAGACATGGAGAAGTTTGACAAGAAAAA GTTCCGCTACCTGATTCTTAAACAGAAATATTTGGAGGCTCTGTGTGTCAACAACGCCATGTCTGCTGCGGAGGCCCCCCAAAAT CTGGAGTTCACCATGGAGGAAGCCGTCAGGTGTCTCCACAACCTGGAGCAGTTCTGCCCGTCCAAAGATGACTACAGTaagctctgcctcctcctcacgCTGCCCCGCCTCACCCACCACGCCGAGTTCAAGGACTGGAACCCGAGCACGGCCCGAGTTCACTGTTTCGAGGAAGCCTGCGCCATGGTGGCGCAGTTCATACCGGCCGACAGGAAGCTGAGCGAAGCAGGCTTCACTGCCAGCAGGAACAGACTCTTCCAGCTGCTCATCAAAGGGATCCTGTACGAGTGCTGCGTGGAGTTCTGCCAG AGCAAAGCGACGGGAGAGGAGATCACCGAGGGTGAAGTTCTGCTCGGCGTGGACCTGCTGTGTGGAAACGGCTGCGACGAGCTGGACCTGTCACTGCTTTCCTGGCTGCAGAATCTTTCCCCTGGGGCGTTTTCGTGCACTTTCCAGCAGCAGATCCTCAACATCCACGTGGACCGGCTGGTCAAGCCCCACAAGACGGCTCCTGCCGAGCTCCTCACTCCTCTGATGAACCGCCTGTCGCCCTGCTCCGCCTCTCCGTTCCTGCAGAGGCCCCATTCGGCCGACAGCTACATGTCCAGGTCTCTGAACCCGGCTCTGGACGGGCTTTCTCACGGACTCGCCGCTCAGAAcaagagaggaatgaaggtggaggtgaagccTGCTCTCAGTCGAAGCCTCATGGAGAACAACGTGCATCGGCCGGAGGACTCACCTGCGCG GGGGCGTCCTCAGGGAGACGAGGTGTCCAGGACTCCCATGACCCCCGGTAAAGACGGCAGCTCATCAGGCGGCACAGAAACAAATCAG CAGAGGGACCCAGCCGAGCACCTGCAGGAGTTTTACAGACAGAGCCTCCGTGTGCAGCAGCTCGGGGaacagaaggagcagcagaggcaACTGTACCAGCAGATGCTGCTGGAGGGAGGAGTGAAGCCGCAGGACGGATCCCAAAACAACCTGACGGAGACTTTCCTGAGACG CTCTATTCGCAAACTGGAGGAGATGAACGTTGGCGATGAGGCGTTGGCACATCTGGGACCGCAGTGGAGCGGACAATCTGACGACAGTCCGAAGACCCCAAACACAAGTCGCACTCCAGACTCGGGCGTGGGCAGCAGCACTCCGATTCAGAGCGGGAGTCACGTCTTGCCGTCTTTCCACGAGTCCCCGGTGGTTACGAGTCAGAG CTCTGAGAAGATCAACGGAAGCAACCCATCAGTtccaaacaagtcagacagttCCACAACAAGGAATCAGCCAAAGGAG AAGTCCAAAAGCCAGTTTGTCAAAGTGAGCCAGCTTGAGGACACGCAGGCCGTACGTGCAGTCGCCTTCCACCCCTCTGGATCTTTGTACGCTGTCGGCTCCAACTCCAAAACTCTGCGGGTGTGCGCGTACCCCGACAagctgagcagcag TGACTCCGGTGCCGCCAAGCTGCCGGTGGTGCGCTTCAAAAGGAACAAACACCACAAAGGTTCCATCTACTGTGCGGCCTGGAGCCGCTGCGGTCAGCTGCTCGCCACCGGATCCAACGACAAGCTGGTCAAAGTCCTGCCTTTCAACGCGGACGCCTGCGACGCCACAG GTCCCGACCTTGAGTTCAGCATGCACGACGGCACCATCCGGGACCTGGCCTTCATGGAAGGCCCTGAGAGCGGAGGCTCCATCCTGATCAGCGCCGGCGCTGGAGACTGCAACATCTACACCACAGACTGCCAGAGGGGCCAGGGCCTCCACGCCCTCAACGGTCACACGG GTCACATCCTGACTCTGTACACGTGGAGCGGCTGGATGATCGCCTCAGGCTCGCAGGATAAGACGGTCCGCTTCTGGGACCTGAGGGTGCCAAGTTGTGTGAGAGTTGTTGGAACCAGCCTGCACGGATCAG GAAGTGCAGTGGCCTCTGTGGCGGTGGACCCCAGCGGCCGCCTGATGGCCACCGGTCAGGAGGACAGCACCTGCCTGTTGTATGACATCAGAGGAAGCAGGATGGTCCAGACGTATCGGCCACACAGCAGCGACGTGCGCTCGGTTCGCTTCTCTCCCGGAGCACATCACCTGCTCACTGGTTCCTACGACAACAGAATGGTCCTCAGTGACCTCCAAG GGTGCCTCACGAAGCCGCTGCCTCAGGCTCTGGCCGGGGAGCACGACGACAAGGTGATCCAGTGCCGCTGGCACCCACATGACCAGACGTTCATCTCGTCGTCTGCTGACAGAACGGTGGTCCTGTGGGCCCCGGGCCCCtga
- the si:zfos-943e10.1 gene encoding GRAM domain-containing protein 2B isoform X2 — translation MPTVTRYMSFRSSKRFKFSSNYPVESSGGGLPAKVKKSRSSLSNGSIKKVESRKALSLEAAQHETQQQQQQHKPLTRQVTARSQTFDIESRNFERTESSGQQSSFKKHNKTFHKLFPELPESEALIHAYICALQKEVPYHGRLYITDSHACFYSSVLLKDTKLVIPVACIHVVKKQNTALLVPNALSVRTTEGEKFLFVSLRNREACYQLLRSVCPQAEEGSPNSSPVFSSAENSFDRSKMVHSSQSSLDDSFDQFDGSFQEKPPQRPLRDPVPNGNAPSYRSLQAQQSSSSSSDELSESGGSWVWNVKEKAKSLLVQREASTLNTLLFIYLILVVLLLLSSGYIGLRIVALEEQLTSLGALPEFTIQSGYHKDT, via the exons ATGCCCACTGTTACCAGGTATATGAGTTTCCGTTCTTCCAAAAGGTTCAAGTTTTCCAG cAACTACCCAGTGGAGAGCAGCGGCGGTGGGCTGCCAGCCAAAGTGAAGAAAAGCCGTAGCAGTCTGAGCAATGGCAGCATCAAGAAGGTGGAGAGCAGGAAAGCGTTGAGCCTGGAGGCGGCTCAGCACGagacccagcagcagcagcagcagcacaaacccCTCACCAGACAAGTCACTGCCCG GTCACAGACGTTTGACATCGAGAGCAGAAACttcgagaggacggagagcagCGGCCAGCAGAGC AGTTTCaaaaagcacaacaaaacaTTCCACAAGTTGTTTCCAGAACTGCCAGAGAGTGAAGCCTTGATTCATG CATACATCTGTGCCCTGCAGAAGGAAGTGCCCTACCACGGTCGACTGTACATCACTGACAGCCATGCTTGTTTCTACTCCTCAGTTCTTCTCAAGGACACAAAG CTGGTGATTCCTGTGGCCTGCATCCATGTAGTAAAGAAGCAGAACACGGCGCTGCTGGTGCCCAATGCCTTGTCCGTCCGGACCACGGAGGGAGAGAAG TTCCTGTTCGTGTCTCTGCGGAACAGAGAAGCCTGTTACCAGCTGCTGCGCTCGGTCTGTCCTCAGGcagag GAGGGAAGCCCCAACAGTTCCCCCGTCTTCTCCTCGGCCGAGAACAGTTTTGACAGGAGCAAAATGGTT CACTCCAGCCAGTCCAGTCTGGACGACAGCTTCGACCAGTTCGACGGCTCCTTCCAGGAGAAGCCCCCGCAAAGGCCGCTCAGAG ATCCGGTGCCGAATGGAAACGCCCCCTCGTATCGGAGCCTGCAggcgcagcagagcagcagctcttCATCCGACGAGCTGTCTGAGTCAG GCGGATCATGGGTTTGGAATGTGAAAGAGAAGGCCAAGTCCCTGCTGGTTCAGAGAGAGGCGAGCACCCTCAACACCCTTCTCTTCATCTACTTGATCCT GGTggtgctcctgctgctgtcgtCCGGTTACATCGGATTGCGAATCGTGGCCCTGGAAGAGCAGCTGACATCCTTGGGCGCTCTGCCTGAGTTCACCATACAAAGCGG GTACCACAAAGACACATAA
- the lim2.2 gene encoding lens intrinsic membrane protein 2.2, with protein MLYTLAGGGSLCGVAALVLLIVSTATDFWMQYRYSGSSANQGLWRFCINHKCHAHTITVAFWDATRAFMLLAVLSCFTGVVLGLTAFTNGTKNRRVRTGGIALVLSGFLALLALAIYTGVTVTFFGKRFLDWRFSWSYIIGWVAIILAFAAGVFQLCAYQRTSTEPAPPNVAES; from the exons ATGCTCTACACTTTAGCAGGAGGCGGCTCGCTGTGTGGCGTCGCGGCCTTGGTGCTGCTCATCGTCTCCACGGCCACCGACTTCTGGATGCAGTATCGGTACTCAGGCAGCTCGGCCAACCAGGGCCTTTGGAGGTTCTGCATCAACCACAAATGCCACGCCCACACCATCACCGTCG CCTTCTGGGACGCGACGCGCGCCTTTATGCTGCTGGCGGTGCTGAGCTGCTTCACCGGCGTGGTGCTTGGCCTCACCGCTTTCACAAACGGCACCAAAAACCGAAGAGTTCGAACCGGCGGAATCGCTCTGGTCCTGTCAG GTTTCCTCGCGCTACTTGCTCTCGCCATTTACACTGGAGTGACCGTTACCTTCTTCGGTAAACGCTTCCTGGACTGGCGCTTCTCTTGGTCCTACATCATCGGTTGGGTGGCCATCATTTTGGCGTTTGCTGCAG GTGTGTTTCAGCTCTGTGCCTATCAGCGAACCAGCACGGAACCTGCGCCGCCCAATGTTGCCGAGAGCTGA
- the si:zfos-943e10.1 gene encoding GRAM domain-containing protein 2B isoform X1: MLENKRERLKTFLRKIDEKAIVRLKHFMRESNYPVESSGGGLPAKVKKSRSSLSNGSIKKVESRKALSLEAAQHETQQQQQQHKPLTRQVTARSQTFDIESRNFERTESSGQQSSFKKHNKTFHKLFPELPESEALIHAYICALQKEVPYHGRLYITDSHACFYSSVLLKDTKLVIPVACIHVVKKQNTALLVPNALSVRTTEGEKFLFVSLRNREACYQLLRSVCPQAEEGSPNSSPVFSSAENSFDRSKMVHSSQSSLDDSFDQFDGSFQEKPPQRPLRDPVPNGNAPSYRSLQAQQSSSSSSDELSESGGSWVWNVKEKAKSLLVQREASTLNTLLFIYLILVVLLLLSSGYIGLRIVALEEQLTSLGALPEFTIQSGYHKDT; encoded by the exons ATGCTTGAAAACAAACGAGAGCGATTGAAAACCTTCCTCCGGAAGATCGACGAGAAGGCCATCGTCAGACTCAAGCACTTCATGAGGGAGAG cAACTACCCAGTGGAGAGCAGCGGCGGTGGGCTGCCAGCCAAAGTGAAGAAAAGCCGTAGCAGTCTGAGCAATGGCAGCATCAAGAAGGTGGAGAGCAGGAAAGCGTTGAGCCTGGAGGCGGCTCAGCACGagacccagcagcagcagcagcagcacaaacccCTCACCAGACAAGTCACTGCCCG GTCACAGACGTTTGACATCGAGAGCAGAAACttcgagaggacggagagcagCGGCCAGCAGAGC AGTTTCaaaaagcacaacaaaacaTTCCACAAGTTGTTTCCAGAACTGCCAGAGAGTGAAGCCTTGATTCATG CATACATCTGTGCCCTGCAGAAGGAAGTGCCCTACCACGGTCGACTGTACATCACTGACAGCCATGCTTGTTTCTACTCCTCAGTTCTTCTCAAGGACACAAAG CTGGTGATTCCTGTGGCCTGCATCCATGTAGTAAAGAAGCAGAACACGGCGCTGCTGGTGCCCAATGCCTTGTCCGTCCGGACCACGGAGGGAGAGAAG TTCCTGTTCGTGTCTCTGCGGAACAGAGAAGCCTGTTACCAGCTGCTGCGCTCGGTCTGTCCTCAGGcagag GAGGGAAGCCCCAACAGTTCCCCCGTCTTCTCCTCGGCCGAGAACAGTTTTGACAGGAGCAAAATGGTT CACTCCAGCCAGTCCAGTCTGGACGACAGCTTCGACCAGTTCGACGGCTCCTTCCAGGAGAAGCCCCCGCAAAGGCCGCTCAGAG ATCCGGTGCCGAATGGAAACGCCCCCTCGTATCGGAGCCTGCAggcgcagcagagcagcagctcttCATCCGACGAGCTGTCTGAGTCAG GCGGATCATGGGTTTGGAATGTGAAAGAGAAGGCCAAGTCCCTGCTGGTTCAGAGAGAGGCGAGCACCCTCAACACCCTTCTCTTCATCTACTTGATCCT GGTggtgctcctgctgctgtcgtCCGGTTACATCGGATTGCGAATCGTGGCCCTGGAAGAGCAGCTGACATCCTTGGGCGCTCTGCCTGAGTTCACCATACAAAGCGG GTACCACAAAGACACATAA
- the si:zfos-943e10.1 gene encoding GRAM domain-containing protein 2B isoform X3 produces MEVMTIQKCNYPVESSGGGLPAKVKKSRSSLSNGSIKKVESRKALSLEAAQHETQQQQQQHKPLTRQVTARSQTFDIESRNFERTESSGQQSSFKKHNKTFHKLFPELPESEALIHAYICALQKEVPYHGRLYITDSHACFYSSVLLKDTKLVIPVACIHVVKKQNTALLVPNALSVRTTEGEKFLFVSLRNREACYQLLRSVCPQAEEGSPNSSPVFSSAENSFDRSKMVHSSQSSLDDSFDQFDGSFQEKPPQRPLRDPVPNGNAPSYRSLQAQQSSSSSSDELSESGGSWVWNVKEKAKSLLVQREASTLNTLLFIYLILVVLLLLSSGYIGLRIVALEEQLTSLGALPEFTIQSGYHKDT; encoded by the exons ATGGAGGTGATGACCATCCAAAAAtg cAACTACCCAGTGGAGAGCAGCGGCGGTGGGCTGCCAGCCAAAGTGAAGAAAAGCCGTAGCAGTCTGAGCAATGGCAGCATCAAGAAGGTGGAGAGCAGGAAAGCGTTGAGCCTGGAGGCGGCTCAGCACGagacccagcagcagcagcagcagcacaaacccCTCACCAGACAAGTCACTGCCCG GTCACAGACGTTTGACATCGAGAGCAGAAACttcgagaggacggagagcagCGGCCAGCAGAGC AGTTTCaaaaagcacaacaaaacaTTCCACAAGTTGTTTCCAGAACTGCCAGAGAGTGAAGCCTTGATTCATG CATACATCTGTGCCCTGCAGAAGGAAGTGCCCTACCACGGTCGACTGTACATCACTGACAGCCATGCTTGTTTCTACTCCTCAGTTCTTCTCAAGGACACAAAG CTGGTGATTCCTGTGGCCTGCATCCATGTAGTAAAGAAGCAGAACACGGCGCTGCTGGTGCCCAATGCCTTGTCCGTCCGGACCACGGAGGGAGAGAAG TTCCTGTTCGTGTCTCTGCGGAACAGAGAAGCCTGTTACCAGCTGCTGCGCTCGGTCTGTCCTCAGGcagag GAGGGAAGCCCCAACAGTTCCCCCGTCTTCTCCTCGGCCGAGAACAGTTTTGACAGGAGCAAAATGGTT CACTCCAGCCAGTCCAGTCTGGACGACAGCTTCGACCAGTTCGACGGCTCCTTCCAGGAGAAGCCCCCGCAAAGGCCGCTCAGAG ATCCGGTGCCGAATGGAAACGCCCCCTCGTATCGGAGCCTGCAggcgcagcagagcagcagctcttCATCCGACGAGCTGTCTGAGTCAG GCGGATCATGGGTTTGGAATGTGAAAGAGAAGGCCAAGTCCCTGCTGGTTCAGAGAGAGGCGAGCACCCTCAACACCCTTCTCTTCATCTACTTGATCCT GGTggtgctcctgctgctgtcgtCCGGTTACATCGGATTGCGAATCGTGGCCCTGGAAGAGCAGCTGACATCCTTGGGCGCTCTGCCTGAGTTCACCATACAAAGCGG GTACCACAAAGACACATAA
- the LOC128752666 gene encoding WD repeat-containing protein 47-like isoform X2 translates to MTAEETINVKEAEVIKLILDFLHHKKLHISMLALEKESGIINGLYSDDMLFLRQLILDGQWEEVMQFIQPLEDMEKFDKKKFRYLILKQKYLEALCVNNAMSAAEAPQNLEFTMEEAVRCLHNLEQFCPSKDDYSKLCLLLTLPRLTHHAEFKDWNPSTARVHCFEEACAMVAQFIPADRKLSEAGFTASRNRLFQLLIKGILYECCVEFCQSKATGEEITEGEVLLGVDLLCGNGCDELDLSLLSWLQNLSPGAFSCTFQQQILNIHVDRLVKPHKTAPAELLTPLMNRLSPCSASPFLQRPHSADSYMSRSLNPALDGLSHGLAAQNKRGMKVEVKPALSRSLMENNVHRPEDSPARGRPQGDEVSRTPMTPGKDGSSSGGTETNQRDPAEHLQEFYRQSLRVQQLGEQKEQQRQLYQQMLLEGGVKPQDGSQNNLTETFLRRSIRKLEEMNVGDEALAHLGPQWSGQSDDSPKTPNTSRTPDSGVGSSTPIQSGSHVLPSFHESPVVTSQSSEKINGSNPSVPNKSDSSTTRNQPKEKSKSQFVKVSQLEDTQAVRAVAFHPSGSLYAVGSNSKTLRVCAYPDKLSSSDSGAAKLPVVRFKRNKHHKGSIYCAAWSRCGQLLATGSNDKLVKVLPFNADACDATGPDLEFSMHDGTIRDLAFMEGPESGGSILISAGAGDCNIYTTDCQRGQGLHALNGHTGHILTLYTWSGWMIASGSQDKTVRFWDLRVPSCVRVVGTSLHGSGSAVASVAVDPSGRLMATGQEDSTCLLYDIRGSRMVQTYRPHSSDVRSVRFSPGAHHLLTGSYDNRMVLSDLQGCLTKPLPQALAGEHDDKVIQCRWHPHDQTFISSSADRTVVLWAPGP, encoded by the exons ATGACGGCGGAGGAGACCATCAACGTGAAGGAGGCGGAGGTGATCAAGCTGATCCTGGACTTCCTCCACCACAAGAAGCTGCACATCAGCATGTTGGCCTTAGAGAAGGAGAGCGGCATCATCAACGGACTCTACTCTGATGACATGCTCTTCCTCAG GCAGCTGATTCTGGACGGCCAGTGGGAGGAAGTCATGCAGTTCATACAGCCTTTGGAAGACATGGAGAAGTTTGACAAGAAAAA GTTCCGCTACCTGATTCTTAAACAGAAATATTTGGAGGCTCTGTGTGTCAACAACGCCATGTCTGCTGCGGAGGCCCCCCAAAAT CTGGAGTTCACCATGGAGGAAGCCGTCAGGTGTCTCCACAACCTGGAGCAGTTCTGCCCGTCCAAAGATGACTACAGTaagctctgcctcctcctcacgCTGCCCCGCCTCACCCACCACGCCGAGTTCAAGGACTGGAACCCGAGCACGGCCCGAGTTCACTGTTTCGAGGAAGCCTGCGCCATGGTGGCGCAGTTCATACCGGCCGACAGGAAGCTGAGCGAAGCAGGCTTCACTGCCAGCAGGAACAGACTCTTCCAGCTGCTCATCAAAGGGATCCTGTACGAGTGCTGCGTGGAGTTCTGCCAG AGCAAAGCGACGGGAGAGGAGATCACCGAGGGTGAAGTTCTGCTCGGCGTGGACCTGCTGTGTGGAAACGGCTGCGACGAGCTGGACCTGTCACTGCTTTCCTGGCTGCAGAATCTTTCCCCTGGGGCGTTTTCGTGCACTTTCCAGCAGCAGATCCTCAACATCCACGTGGACCGGCTGGTCAAGCCCCACAAGACGGCTCCTGCCGAGCTCCTCACTCCTCTGATGAACCGCCTGTCGCCCTGCTCCGCCTCTCCGTTCCTGCAGAGGCCCCATTCGGCCGACAGCTACATGTCCAGGTCTCTGAACCCGGCTCTGGACGGGCTTTCTCACGGACTCGCCGCTCAGAAcaagagaggaatgaaggtggaggtgaagccTGCTCTCAGTCGAAGCCTCATGGAGAACAACGTGCATCGGCCGGAGGACTCACCTGCGCG GGGGCGTCCTCAGGGAGACGAGGTGTCCAGGACTCCCATGACCCCCGGTAAAGACGGCAGCTCATCAGGCGGCACAGAAACAAATCAG AGGGACCCAGCCGAGCACCTGCAGGAGTTTTACAGACAGAGCCTCCGTGTGCAGCAGCTCGGGGaacagaaggagcagcagaggcaACTGTACCAGCAGATGCTGCTGGAGGGAGGAGTGAAGCCGCAGGACGGATCCCAAAACAACCTGACGGAGACTTTCCTGAGACG CTCTATTCGCAAACTGGAGGAGATGAACGTTGGCGATGAGGCGTTGGCACATCTGGGACCGCAGTGGAGCGGACAATCTGACGACAGTCCGAAGACCCCAAACACAAGTCGCACTCCAGACTCGGGCGTGGGCAGCAGCACTCCGATTCAGAGCGGGAGTCACGTCTTGCCGTCTTTCCACGAGTCCCCGGTGGTTACGAGTCAGAG CTCTGAGAAGATCAACGGAAGCAACCCATCAGTtccaaacaagtcagacagttCCACAACAAGGAATCAGCCAAAGGAG AAGTCCAAAAGCCAGTTTGTCAAAGTGAGCCAGCTTGAGGACACGCAGGCCGTACGTGCAGTCGCCTTCCACCCCTCTGGATCTTTGTACGCTGTCGGCTCCAACTCCAAAACTCTGCGGGTGTGCGCGTACCCCGACAagctgagcagcag TGACTCCGGTGCCGCCAAGCTGCCGGTGGTGCGCTTCAAAAGGAACAAACACCACAAAGGTTCCATCTACTGTGCGGCCTGGAGCCGCTGCGGTCAGCTGCTCGCCACCGGATCCAACGACAAGCTGGTCAAAGTCCTGCCTTTCAACGCGGACGCCTGCGACGCCACAG GTCCCGACCTTGAGTTCAGCATGCACGACGGCACCATCCGGGACCTGGCCTTCATGGAAGGCCCTGAGAGCGGAGGCTCCATCCTGATCAGCGCCGGCGCTGGAGACTGCAACATCTACACCACAGACTGCCAGAGGGGCCAGGGCCTCCACGCCCTCAACGGTCACACGG GTCACATCCTGACTCTGTACACGTGGAGCGGCTGGATGATCGCCTCAGGCTCGCAGGATAAGACGGTCCGCTTCTGGGACCTGAGGGTGCCAAGTTGTGTGAGAGTTGTTGGAACCAGCCTGCACGGATCAG GAAGTGCAGTGGCCTCTGTGGCGGTGGACCCCAGCGGCCGCCTGATGGCCACCGGTCAGGAGGACAGCACCTGCCTGTTGTATGACATCAGAGGAAGCAGGATGGTCCAGACGTATCGGCCACACAGCAGCGACGTGCGCTCGGTTCGCTTCTCTCCCGGAGCACATCACCTGCTCACTGGTTCCTACGACAACAGAATGGTCCTCAGTGACCTCCAAG GGTGCCTCACGAAGCCGCTGCCTCAGGCTCTGGCCGGGGAGCACGACGACAAGGTGATCCAGTGCCGCTGGCACCCACATGACCAGACGTTCATCTCGTCGTCTGCTGACAGAACGGTGGTCCTGTGGGCCCCGGGCCCCtga